One part of the Pandoraea faecigallinarum genome encodes these proteins:
- a CDS encoding ComEA family DNA-binding protein, which produces MLRKYLLAVVTSVVTFFMLCGLATAAVDINTADQAQLETLKGIGPVKSKAIIDERNAHGPYKDAADVAKRVKGLGAKSVSSLQSEGMTIGGKGGGAAPASPTTPAAAAPAPATPAPAPAPSTATQKIPTPTPAAGKTMTPASPGPTAVPARPGVPLPSAASAAGVPDAKATKTKKSKDAKAADTSARAAATPAAPSSGTPQANAVAPTAPADPAASKSSKSKKAKAPAPASAPKL; this is translated from the coding sequence ATGCTGCGCAAATACCTGCTGGCGGTGGTTACCTCGGTTGTGACCTTTTTCATGCTGTGCGGTCTGGCGACGGCCGCCGTCGACATCAATACCGCCGATCAGGCCCAGCTTGAGACGCTCAAGGGCATCGGGCCGGTCAAATCCAAGGCCATCATCGACGAACGCAATGCCCACGGACCTTACAAGGATGCCGCCGACGTCGCCAAACGGGTCAAGGGGCTGGGCGCCAAGTCCGTCTCGTCGCTCCAGTCCGAGGGCATGACGATCGGCGGGAAGGGCGGTGGCGCGGCCCCGGCCAGCCCCACGACCCCCGCGGCGGCCGCACCCGCGCCCGCCACGCCGGCCCCGGCCCCGGCCCCGTCCACCGCGACGCAAAAGATACCGACGCCGACACCCGCCGCGGGCAAGACGATGACGCCGGCGTCCCCGGGGCCGACCGCCGTTCCGGCCAGGCCGGGCGTGCCGCTTCCGTCGGCAGCGTCCGCAGCGGGGGTGCCGGATGCCAAGGCGACGAAGACCAAGAAGTCGAAGGATGCCAAGGCGGCCGACACGTCCGCACGCGCTGCCGCAACCCCGGCCGCCCCGTCGTCTGGCACGCCGCAGGCGAATGCCGTCGCCCCGACAGCCCCGGCCGACCCTGCCGCATCGAAGTCTTCCAAATCGAAGAAGGCCAAGGCCCCGGCACCCGCCAGCGCACCGAAGCTCTGA
- the rfaD gene encoding ADP-glyceromanno-heptose 6-epimerase yields MTIIVTGAAGFIGANIVKALNERGETDIVAVDNLTRADKFRNLVDCEISDYLDKTDFVARFQRREFGRVRAIFHEGACSDTMETDGRYMMENNFRYTRALFEACQSQAVPFLYASSAATYGASETFVETREYEKPLNVYGYSKFLFDQIVRRAMRDAGGKLPSQVAGFRYFNVYGPREAHKGRMASVAFHNFNEFRANGRVKLFGEYNGYAAGTQSRDFVSVEDVVKVNLHFFDHPERSGIFNLGTGRAQPFNDIAIAVINTLREEAGEAPLTLDEMVRQGIVEYIPFPDALRGKYQCFTQASIDHLRSAGGYQQPFFTVGEGVARYVRWLLAQ; encoded by the coding sequence ATGACCATCATCGTGACGGGCGCTGCGGGCTTCATCGGCGCCAACATCGTCAAAGCCCTCAACGAGCGCGGAGAGACCGACATCGTGGCGGTCGATAACCTCACGCGCGCCGACAAATTCCGTAATCTGGTCGATTGCGAGATTAGCGATTACCTCGACAAGACGGATTTCGTTGCGCGATTCCAGCGCCGGGAATTCGGTCGCGTGCGCGCGATTTTCCACGAAGGCGCCTGCTCCGACACCATGGAGACGGACGGCCGCTACATGATGGAGAACAACTTCCGCTATACCCGCGCGTTGTTCGAGGCGTGTCAGTCGCAGGCAGTGCCGTTCCTTTACGCGTCGTCGGCCGCAACGTATGGGGCGTCGGAGACGTTCGTGGAGACGCGCGAGTACGAGAAACCGCTGAACGTCTACGGCTATTCGAAATTCCTGTTCGACCAGATCGTGCGTCGTGCGATGCGCGATGCGGGGGGCAAGCTGCCGAGCCAGGTGGCGGGTTTCCGCTACTTCAACGTGTACGGGCCGCGCGAGGCGCACAAGGGACGCATGGCGTCGGTGGCGTTTCACAACTTCAACGAGTTCCGCGCCAACGGCCGCGTGAAGCTCTTCGGCGAGTACAACGGCTACGCCGCGGGAACGCAAAGCCGCGACTTCGTTTCGGTGGAAGACGTCGTGAAGGTCAACCTGCACTTCTTCGATCATCCGGAGCGCAGTGGCATTTTCAACCTCGGCACGGGACGTGCCCAGCCGTTCAACGATATTGCCATCGCCGTCATCAACACTTTGCGTGAAGAGGCGGGCGAAGCGCCGCTCACCCTGGACGAGATGGTCAGGCAGGGCATCGTCGAGTACATCCCGTTCCCGGATGCGCTGCGAGGCAAGTATCAATGCTTCACGCAGGCGAGCATCGATCATCTGCGTTCGGCAGGCGGGTATCAGCAGCCGTTCTTCACGGTGGGCGAGGGCGTTGCGCGCTACGTGCGCTGGCTGCTCGCACAATAA
- the mltB gene encoding lytic murein transglycosylase B, translating to MTSPVRMYDSFPPARTRLTHRPDNGRHPTVAALGKLGIALCIGALAVTSVGVHAQARARQAAQTEFEEEVVPQRYAANPEVDAFINDIVARDGFDRTELQKVFSRVVFSQTAARLAAPPATPGQKNWTNYEKRFLDNTRINGGVRFWNQNAATLARAAKAYGVPEEIIVAIIGVETIYGRNMGNFRTIDALTTLAFDYPPARNRSERMALFRKELENLLLYARERGVDPFSIYGSYAGAIGIPQFMPSSIRNYAVDYSGDGKINLTSDVADAIGSVANFLKQHGWQAGQPVVWNIAGDRGSQGLAEAGADGQPEPHWKLGDFIKAGMLMNEPKLDVGSALDTPVLIVDLPTPGQATQYRMGLTNFYVLTRYNRSFFYAMSVYDLADAIKAARAP from the coding sequence ATGACATCACCGGTACGGATGTACGATTCTTTCCCGCCGGCGCGCACGCGCCTTACTCATCGACCGGACAATGGCCGTCATCCCACGGTGGCCGCGCTTGGCAAACTCGGCATTGCCCTGTGTATCGGCGCGCTCGCCGTGACGAGCGTCGGCGTGCATGCGCAGGCACGCGCCAGGCAGGCCGCGCAGACCGAGTTCGAGGAAGAGGTGGTGCCGCAGCGCTATGCGGCCAACCCTGAGGTCGATGCGTTCATCAACGACATCGTGGCGCGCGACGGCTTCGATCGCACCGAGTTGCAGAAGGTCTTCTCGCGCGTCGTGTTCTCGCAAACCGCCGCGCGTCTGGCTGCGCCGCCCGCCACACCGGGTCAGAAGAACTGGACGAACTACGAGAAGCGTTTTCTCGACAACACCCGCATCAACGGCGGTGTGCGTTTCTGGAATCAGAACGCCGCCACACTCGCGCGTGCCGCCAAGGCATACGGCGTGCCCGAGGAGATCATCGTCGCCATCATCGGTGTCGAGACGATCTACGGGCGCAACATGGGCAACTTCCGCACCATCGATGCGCTCACGACGCTCGCGTTCGACTATCCGCCCGCGCGCAATCGCTCGGAGCGAATGGCCCTGTTCCGCAAGGAGCTCGAAAACCTGCTGCTCTACGCACGTGAGCGTGGTGTCGATCCGTTCAGCATCTACGGCTCTTACGCCGGTGCGATCGGCATTCCGCAATTCATGCCGTCGTCGATTCGCAATTACGCAGTCGACTACAGCGGCGACGGCAAGATCAATCTGACCAGCGATGTGGCTGACGCCATCGGCAGCGTCGCCAACTTCCTCAAGCAGCACGGATGGCAGGCGGGCCAGCCGGTCGTGTGGAACATCGCCGGCGACCGGGGCAGTCAGGGGCTGGCCGAAGCCGGTGCCGACGGTCAACCGGAGCCGCACTGGAAGCTCGGCGACTTCATCAAGGCCGGCATGCTGATGAACGAGCCGAAGCTCGACGTGGGCTCGGCGCTCGACACGCCGGTGCTGATCGTCGACCTGCCGACGCCGGGGCAAGCCACGCAGTACCGCATGGGCCTCACGAACTTCTACGTGCTCACGCGCTACAACCGCAGCTTCTTCTACGCAATGTCGGTGTATGACCTGGCCGATGCCATCAAGGCGGCACGCGCGCCCTGA
- the cysM gene encoding cysteine synthase CysM yields the protein MAYKTIEDTIGNTPLVQLVRLPDDEIRRRNNVILGKLEGNNPAGSVKDRPALSMIKHAELRGRIKPGDTLIEATSGNTGIALAMAAAIRGYKMVLIMPEDLSIERRQSMGAYGAEIILTPVKGGMEYARDLAEQMQRDGRGIILDQFANPDNPLAHYEATGPEIWRDTEGRVTHFVSAMGTTGTIMGVSQYLKEQSEAVQIIGAEPAEGSRIPGIRKWPEAYLPKIFDRARVDRTISVTQADAEIMARRLAAEEGIFCGISAAGACHIALNLAHEVENATIVFVVCDRGDRYLSTGVFPA from the coding sequence ATGGCCTATAAGACTATCGAAGACACCATCGGCAATACCCCGCTGGTGCAACTGGTGCGTTTGCCCGACGACGAAATCCGCCGCCGCAACAACGTGATTCTCGGCAAGCTGGAGGGCAACAACCCGGCGGGGTCGGTGAAGGACCGTCCGGCGCTGTCGATGATCAAGCATGCGGAGCTGCGTGGCCGCATCAAGCCGGGCGATACGCTGATCGAGGCGACGTCGGGCAACACCGGCATTGCGCTGGCCATGGCAGCGGCTATCCGTGGTTACAAGATGGTGCTGATCATGCCGGAAGACCTCTCCATCGAGCGTCGTCAGAGCATGGGCGCGTATGGCGCCGAGATCATCCTCACACCGGTCAAGGGCGGCATGGAGTATGCGCGCGACCTCGCCGAGCAGATGCAGCGCGATGGCCGCGGCATCATCCTCGACCAGTTTGCCAATCCGGATAACCCGCTCGCGCACTATGAGGCCACTGGTCCGGAAATCTGGCGCGACACCGAAGGCCGTGTCACGCACTTCGTCTCCGCGATGGGCACGACGGGCACGATCATGGGGGTTTCGCAGTATCTGAAAGAGCAGAGCGAGGCCGTGCAGATCATCGGTGCCGAACCGGCCGAAGGTTCGCGCATTCCGGGGATCCGCAAATGGCCGGAAGCGTATCTGCCGAAGATTTTCGACCGGGCCCGGGTGGATCGCACCATCTCCGTGACGCAGGCGGACGCGGAAATCATGGCGCGCCGTCTGGCGGCCGAGGAAGGAATCTTCTGCGGTATTTCGGCTGCCGGCGCATGCCACATCGCGTTGAACCTGGCCCATGAAGTCGAGAACGCGACCATCGTGTTTGTCGTATGCGATCGCGGCGACCGTTACCTGTCGACGGGCGTGTTTCCGGCATAA
- a CDS encoding UDP-glucose dehydrogenase family protein: protein MKITIIGSGYVGLVTGACLADVGNDVFCLDVDPRKIEILNNGGVPIHEPGLQEVIARNREAGRLQFSTDVEASVAHGDVQFIAVGTPPDEDGSADLQYVVAAARNIGRYAKSFKVIVDKSTVPVGTADKVRVAVAEELARRGEDVKFSVVSNPEFLKEGAAVDDFMRPDRIVIGVDDDANGQQARAMMKRLYSPFNRNHERTLYMDVRSAEFTKYAANAMLATRISFMNELANLADRVGVDIEDVRQGIGSDPRIGYHFLYAGCGYGGSCFPKDVQALVRTAEDYGLPLRILNAVEAVNETQKTVLIDKIVSRLGDDLKDKTFALWGLAFKPNTDDMREAPSRRVIAELVRRGARVRAYDPVALDEARRVVALDFADDAQAHGRIEFCASQNDTLTGADALVIVTEWKAFRSPDFAKVKSALSLPLIFDGRNLYDPEAMQELGIEYHGIGRGLSESA, encoded by the coding sequence ATGAAGATCACCATCATCGGTTCCGGCTACGTCGGCCTTGTTACGGGTGCCTGTCTCGCAGACGTCGGCAATGACGTGTTCTGTCTCGACGTCGATCCGCGCAAGATCGAGATCCTGAACAACGGCGGCGTGCCGATTCACGAACCGGGTCTCCAGGAAGTCATCGCACGCAACCGCGAAGCCGGTCGTCTGCAATTCTCGACGGACGTCGAGGCCTCCGTCGCGCACGGCGACGTGCAATTCATTGCGGTCGGCACGCCGCCGGACGAGGATGGCTCGGCCGACCTGCAATACGTCGTGGCCGCCGCACGCAATATCGGCCGGTATGCCAAGAGCTTCAAGGTCATCGTCGACAAATCGACGGTACCGGTCGGCACGGCCGACAAGGTGCGCGTGGCGGTGGCCGAAGAGCTTGCCAGGCGCGGTGAAGACGTGAAGTTCTCCGTCGTCTCCAATCCCGAATTCCTGAAAGAAGGGGCGGCGGTGGACGATTTCATGCGTCCGGATCGCATCGTGATCGGGGTGGACGACGATGCGAACGGTCAGCAGGCGCGCGCGATGATGAAGCGCCTGTATTCGCCGTTCAACCGCAATCACGAGCGCACGCTGTACATGGATGTCCGCTCGGCGGAATTCACGAAGTACGCCGCCAATGCCATGCTGGCGACGCGTATTTCGTTCATGAACGAACTGGCCAATCTGGCGGATCGCGTCGGTGTCGACATCGAGGACGTGCGCCAGGGCATCGGCTCGGACCCGCGTATCGGCTATCACTTCCTTTACGCTGGCTGCGGCTATGGTGGCTCGTGCTTCCCCAAGGACGTGCAGGCGCTCGTACGCACAGCCGAAGACTACGGCCTGCCGCTGCGGATTCTTAACGCCGTGGAAGCCGTCAATGAAACGCAAAAGACGGTGCTCATCGACAAGATCGTGTCGCGCCTCGGCGACGATCTCAAGGACAAGACGTTCGCCCTGTGGGGGCTGGCCTTCAAGCCGAACACGGACGACATGCGCGAAGCGCCGAGCCGTCGCGTGATCGCGGAACTGGTGCGCCGTGGCGCGCGCGTGCGTGCATATGACCCGGTGGCGCTCGATGAGGCGCGCCGCGTCGTGGCGCTGGATTTCGCCGACGATGCTCAGGCGCACGGTCGCATCGAATTCTGCGCATCGCAGAACGATACGCTGACCGGTGCGGACGCGCTGGTCATCGTGACGGAATGGAAGGCTTTCCGCAGCCCGGATTTCGCCAAGGTCAAGTCGGCCTTGTCGCTGCCGCTGATCTTCGACGGTCGTAACCTGTACGATCCCGAGGCCATGCAGGAACTGGGCATCGAGTACCACGGCATCGGCCGCGGTCTGAGCGAGTCCGCTTGA
- a CDS encoding LapA family protein has product MKLIVWIVRLIVFVVLLCLALANTGEVTLNLFLGHTWTAPLIMIGLAFFVVGGVIGVLATLPSLMRQRLELRRARRDLARAQRDPEASDQPPMLPPV; this is encoded by the coding sequence ATGAAGCTGATTGTTTGGATCGTTCGTCTGATCGTATTCGTGGTGTTGCTGTGTCTCGCGCTCGCCAACACCGGCGAGGTCACGTTGAACCTGTTCCTGGGACATACGTGGACGGCGCCGCTCATCATGATCGGCCTGGCGTTTTTTGTGGTCGGCGGCGTCATTGGCGTACTCGCCACGTTGCCGAGCCTGATGCGGCAGCGCCTTGAGTTGCGTCGCGCGCGACGCGATCTGGCGCGCGCCCAGCGTGACCCCGAGGCGAGCGATCAGCCGCCGATGCTGCCGCCGGTCTGA
- the rfaE1 gene encoding D-glycero-beta-D-manno-heptose-7-phosphate kinase, giving the protein MTSTATSLTRTVQAPGVPKVPREALTRARVLIVGDVMLDRYWFGDVNRISPEAPVPVVHVKRNEERLGGAANVALNATSLGAQAGLLCVLGEDEPAERVVDMLDASGVTAFVTRDADLATTIKLRIVSRQQQLLRIDFENQPAREVLLAVLDQYRQLLASYDVVLLSDYAKGGLTHVQPMIEAARAAGKAVLVDPKGSDYERYRGATILTPNRAELQQVVGEWRSEDDLTSRAQNLRESLGLEALLLTRSEEGMTLFTGGGALHVPAQAREVYDVSGAGDTVIATLAAALSAGLPLPQAVVLANRAGSIVVGKLGTATVDYNELFSELT; this is encoded by the coding sequence ATGACTTCGACAGCAACTTCGTTGACGCGTACGGTTCAGGCGCCCGGCGTGCCCAAGGTGCCCCGCGAGGCGCTCACCCGTGCGCGCGTGCTGATCGTTGGCGACGTGATGCTCGATCGCTACTGGTTCGGCGACGTCAATCGCATTTCGCCGGAAGCGCCGGTGCCGGTGGTGCACGTCAAGCGCAACGAGGAACGGCTCGGCGGCGCGGCCAACGTGGCGCTCAACGCGACGTCGCTGGGCGCACAGGCCGGTCTGCTTTGTGTGCTCGGCGAGGACGAGCCGGCCGAGCGCGTAGTCGACATGCTCGACGCGAGCGGTGTGACGGCGTTCGTGACGCGCGATGCCGATCTGGCGACGACCATCAAGCTTCGCATCGTTTCGCGCCAGCAGCAGTTGCTGCGTATCGATTTCGAGAATCAACCGGCGCGCGAAGTGCTGCTTGCCGTACTCGATCAGTATCGTCAATTGCTCGCCAGCTACGATGTCGTGCTGCTCTCGGACTATGCCAAGGGCGGTCTCACGCACGTACAGCCGATGATCGAAGCGGCACGCGCGGCGGGCAAGGCCGTGCTCGTCGACCCCAAGGGCAGCGACTACGAGCGCTATCGCGGCGCGACGATCCTGACGCCGAACCGCGCAGAGTTGCAGCAGGTTGTGGGCGAGTGGCGTTCCGAAGACGATCTGACCTCGCGCGCGCAGAATTTGCGCGAGTCGCTGGGGCTGGAGGCGCTGCTGCTTACCCGCTCGGAAGAGGGCATGACGCTCTTCACCGGCGGGGGGGCGCTGCACGTGCCGGCGCAGGCGCGCGAAGTGTATGACGTCTCGGGCGCGGGCGATACCGTGATCGCAACGTTGGCGGCAGCGCTCTCCGCCGGTCTGCCGCTGCCGCAGGCCGTCGTGCTTGCCAACCGTGCAGGCAGCATCGTCGTGGGCAAACTGGGCACGGCGACCGTCGACTACAACGAACTCTTTTCCGAGCTGACATGA
- the lapB gene encoding lipopolysaccharide assembly protein LapB, which yields MEFEVWWLLAIPVIFGCGWVAARLDLRSLLSESRNLPASYFRGLNFLLNEQPDKAIDAFIEVAKLDPETTELHFALGSLFRRRGETERAIRVHQNLLSRDDLPQADQEHALYELGHDFLKAGLLDRAEDAFSRLHTGAYAKAAQHAKLTIYQIEKEWRKALAEAETLSDLDPAVSYRKEIAQFHCELAQEALQRKDVEAVGHELDAALAVNPANVRAPLLRGDMLLAAGDAEGALRVLRTIEAQNPMYLGLAAKRVMKAYEALGRASEGVTMLRDALRKNPSDDLLEIVYEKTLSLEGPEAALQLMREQMHRAPSAPGMARLLEAHAATAHGDTQSDLQLMGKLITQRTKSLPRYVCDQCGFRARLFYWQCPGCNGWETYTPRRADVPAAT from the coding sequence ATGGAATTCGAGGTCTGGTGGCTTCTTGCCATCCCCGTGATCTTCGGCTGTGGCTGGGTGGCTGCGCGACTGGATTTGCGCAGCCTGCTCTCGGAGAGCCGCAATCTGCCGGCATCCTATTTCCGCGGTCTGAATTTCCTGCTGAACGAACAGCCGGACAAGGCCATCGACGCCTTTATCGAAGTCGCCAAGCTCGACCCCGAAACGACCGAGTTGCACTTCGCGCTCGGCAGTCTGTTTCGCCGTCGCGGCGAGACGGAGCGAGCCATTCGCGTGCATCAGAATCTGCTTTCGCGCGACGATCTCCCGCAAGCCGATCAAGAGCATGCACTCTATGAACTCGGTCACGACTTTCTCAAGGCCGGATTGCTCGACCGCGCGGAAGACGCCTTCAGCCGCCTGCATACCGGTGCTTATGCGAAGGCGGCGCAGCACGCGAAGCTGACCATTTATCAGATCGAGAAGGAGTGGCGCAAGGCGCTCGCGGAGGCCGAAACGCTGAGCGATCTCGACCCGGCGGTCTCGTATCGCAAAGAGATCGCCCAGTTCCATTGCGAACTGGCGCAGGAAGCCCTGCAACGTAAGGATGTCGAAGCGGTGGGCCACGAGCTGGACGCCGCACTGGCAGTCAATCCGGCCAATGTGCGCGCACCGCTGTTGCGTGGCGACATGCTGCTCGCCGCCGGCGACGCCGAAGGGGCACTACGCGTGCTGCGCACGATCGAAGCGCAAAATCCGATGTATCTCGGTTTGGCCGCCAAGCGCGTCATGAAGGCGTATGAGGCGCTTGGCCGGGCATCGGAAGGGGTGACGATGTTGCGCGACGCGTTGCGCAAGAATCCGTCGGACGATCTGCTGGAAATCGTCTACGAGAAGACCCTCTCGCTCGAAGGGCCGGAAGCGGCGCTTCAGTTGATGCGCGAGCAGATGCACCGCGCGCCGAGCGCACCGGGCATGGCGCGCCTGCTCGAAGCGCATGCCGCAACGGCGCATGGCGACACGCAGTCGGATCTGCAACTCATGGGCAAGCTCATCACGCAGCGGACCAAGTCGTTGCCACGCTATGTCTGCGATCAATGTGGCTTTCGCGCACGACTTTTCTACTGGCAGTGCCCCGGCTGTAACGGCTGGGAGACGTACACGCCGCGCCGCGCCGATGTGCCGGCAGCAACATAA